In Deinococcus maricopensis DSM 21211, one genomic interval encodes:
- a CDS encoding PQQ-dependent sugar dehydrogenase: MHRRWLTAPLTAALLTACTTPGTTPSDGNGPPTGGTPPPTDFTLAPTTVTVPEGLRSAPFNVPRTLNVPSGSRVRVLARVPGARFLLVLPNGDVLVSQPGAGQVARIPAGGGAPTPLLTNLRKPHDLVLATRGGTTYLYVSETHRVARYPLVNGIPNASAAQVIVANLPDASTPELKGAYGHELKNIALDGDTLYVAIASATNADPADLAGTPKRGAVYAYNADTPAQDGPAGRLVAQGLRNAEGLAIQPGTRDLWVAVNNRDNVAFPRHADIDGDGSDDYGKVLQGFVDNYPPEELIRVRDGGNYGWPFCNPNPDGGWLNMPLERDVQTNADGSRLDCSSADRVTVGMTAHAAPLGLTFWTGASVPAPFQGAAVVGQHGSWNRTSFSGHAFVLFPNTAGGLGPARDLVTGFVTDAVNKVRWGRPVDAAVAPDGGLYLSDDLSGTVYHLQLPQ, from the coding sequence ATGCACCGACGCTGGTTGACGGCTCCACTCACAGCCGCGCTCCTCACCGCCTGCACCACCCCCGGCACCACTCCGAGCGACGGCAACGGCCCACCCACCGGCGGCACACCGCCCCCCACGGACTTCACGCTCGCGCCCACCACCGTCACCGTTCCCGAAGGGCTGCGCAGCGCCCCGTTCAACGTGCCCCGCACCCTCAACGTCCCCAGCGGCAGCCGCGTCCGCGTGCTCGCCCGCGTGCCCGGCGCGCGCTTCCTGCTGGTCCTCCCGAACGGGGACGTCCTCGTGTCCCAGCCGGGCGCCGGACAGGTTGCCCGCATCCCCGCCGGGGGCGGCGCGCCCACGCCACTGCTCACGAACCTGCGCAAACCGCATGATCTCGTGCTCGCCACGCGCGGCGGCACAACGTACCTGTACGTCAGTGAAACGCACCGCGTCGCCCGCTACCCGCTCGTGAACGGCATTCCCAATGCCAGCGCCGCGCAGGTGATCGTCGCGAACCTCCCGGACGCCAGCACGCCCGAACTCAAGGGTGCGTACGGCCACGAACTGAAGAACATTGCCCTGGACGGCGACACGCTGTACGTGGCCATCGCGTCCGCCACGAACGCCGACCCGGCGGACCTTGCCGGCACCCCCAAACGCGGCGCCGTGTACGCTTACAACGCCGACACGCCCGCCCAGGACGGCCCGGCCGGACGCCTGGTCGCGCAGGGCCTCCGCAACGCCGAGGGCCTCGCCATCCAGCCGGGCACGCGGGACCTGTGGGTGGCCGTGAACAACCGCGACAACGTCGCCTTCCCCCGCCACGCGGACATCGACGGGGACGGCAGTGACGACTACGGCAAGGTCCTGCAGGGCTTCGTCGACAATTACCCGCCCGAGGAGCTCATCCGCGTGCGCGACGGCGGCAACTACGGCTGGCCGTTCTGCAACCCGAACCCGGACGGCGGGTGGCTGAACATGCCGCTCGAACGCGACGTGCAGACGAACGCCGACGGCAGCCGACTCGACTGCAGCAGCGCCGATCGAGTGACCGTCGGCATGACCGCGCACGCCGCGCCACTCGGCCTGACGTTCTGGACGGGCGCGAGCGTCCCCGCGCCGTTCCAGGGTGCTGCCGTCGTCGGGCAGCACGGCTCCTGGAACCGCACCAGCTTCAGCGGGCACGCGTTCGTGCTGTTCCCGAACACTGCAGGCGGCCTCGGGCCGGCCCGCGACCTCGTGACGGGTTTCGTGACGGACGCCGTCAACAAGGTCCGCTGGGGCCGCCCCGTGGACGCCGCGGTCGCCCCGGACGGCGGGCTGTACCTCAGTGACGACCTGAGCGGCACGGTGTACCACCTGCAACTCCCGCAGTAG
- a CDS encoding VOC family protein has product MTSPILDLAGVTLDVNHLPRAARYYAQLFGLTLETLDDERGVATLRVNDHQTLTLWRPTTRTHPDDTLAPLRARGASHLHYAWQVHQDDLDACKATLDAHGVPWQAINLGTDDHPDVGLYFLDPCGHGLELRGVNPDDERRPFLPVRPVPRPTWALPILGLREVALAFEDYAAMKTRLPRAYGFAFAKEQDGRDFAQFTLGPSAEEDGNGTPRRWLYAWDPQIGLADMPGGDHATVSFYADVPDVTRRVQAEGLPHVTLPGGALAARDPDGHVFVFHPAPARP; this is encoded by the coding sequence ATGACCTCGCCGATCCTCGACCTTGCGGGCGTGACGCTGGACGTCAACCACCTCCCACGCGCCGCGCGGTACTACGCGCAACTGTTCGGCCTGACGCTGGAAACCCTTGACGACGAACGCGGCGTCGCCACCCTGCGCGTGAACGACCACCAGACCCTCACACTGTGGCGCCCCACCACCCGCACCCACCCGGACGACACGCTCGCGCCCCTGCGGGCACGCGGCGCGTCGCACCTCCATTACGCCTGGCAGGTTCACCAGGACGACCTCGACGCCTGCAAAGCCACCCTCGACGCGCACGGCGTGCCGTGGCAGGCCATCAACCTCGGCACCGACGACCACCCGGACGTCGGCCTGTACTTCCTCGACCCCTGCGGCCACGGCTTGGAGCTGCGCGGCGTGAACCCCGACGACGAGCGCCGCCCATTCCTGCCCGTGCGGCCCGTGCCGCGCCCCACCTGGGCACTGCCGATCCTGGGCCTGCGCGAGGTCGCCCTCGCCTTCGAGGACTACGCCGCCATGAAGACTCGCCTGCCCCGCGCGTACGGCTTCGCGTTCGCGAAGGAGCAGGACGGCCGCGACTTCGCGCAGTTCACCCTCGGGCCGAGCGCCGAGGAGGACGGGAACGGCACGCCCCGCCGCTGGCTGTACGCGTGGGACCCGCAAATCGGCCTCGCGGACATGCCCGGCGGGGACCACGCCACCGTCAGCTTCTACGCGGACGTGCCTGACGTGACCCGGCGCGTGCAGGCCGAAGGGCTCCCGCACGTCACCCTGCCCGGCGGGGCGCTCGCGGCGCGCGACCCGGACGGGCACGTGTTCGTGTTCCACCCCGCGCCCGCCCGGCCATGA
- a CDS encoding inorganic diphosphatase: protein MTAPRKPDLTPYLGQRVRVIVDRPLGSVHPRHPDLTYPVNYGELPGTTSGDGHPIDAYLVGWDVPLREAEGTVAAIVIRPGDHEDKLIVVPTGAACTAEQLRAAVHFQERHFAGSRLIPGTLGA from the coding sequence ATGACCGCCCCCCGCAAACCCGACTTGACGCCCTACCTCGGGCAGCGTGTCCGCGTCATCGTCGACCGGCCGCTCGGGAGCGTCCACCCGCGCCACCCGGACCTCACGTACCCCGTGAATTACGGCGAGCTGCCCGGCACGACCAGCGGCGACGGGCACCCCATCGACGCGTACCTCGTCGGCTGGGACGTGCCCCTCCGCGAGGCCGAAGGCACCGTCGCGGCCATCGTCATCCGCCCCGGCGACCACGAGGACAAACTCATCGTCGTGCCCACAGGCGCGGCGTGCACGGCCGAGCAGCTGCGCGCCGCCGTGCACTTCCAGGAGCGGCACTTCGCCGGGAGCCGACTGATTCCCGGTACGCTGGGCGCGTGA
- a CDS encoding SDR family oxidoreductase, whose protein sequence is MSTPTTLITGATGGIGRALADALHDHQLILAGRDADKLRALAEALPNAHTLTLDLHHPETFADALQDLGVITNVIHNAGVVDLGRVAEQDADVWTRTLAVNVVAPAALTRALLPQLRAARGHAVFINSGAGLRANAGWGSYAASKFALRALADVLREEEAAHGVRVTTVYPGRTDTDMQRKVRTQEGGEYQQDAYIDARSVAATVRFVLHAPRDADLTDVTVRPGVR, encoded by the coding sequence GTGAGCACCCCCACCACCCTCATCACCGGCGCGACCGGCGGCATCGGCCGCGCCCTCGCGGACGCCCTCCACGACCACCAGCTGATCCTCGCCGGTCGCGACGCCGACAAGCTCCGCGCCCTCGCCGAAGCCCTCCCGAACGCCCACACCCTCACGCTCGACCTGCACCACCCCGAAACGTTCGCGGACGCCCTCCAAGACCTCGGCGTGATCACGAACGTCATCCACAACGCCGGCGTCGTCGACCTGGGCCGCGTCGCGGAGCAGGACGCGGACGTGTGGACGCGCACCCTCGCCGTGAACGTCGTTGCGCCTGCCGCGCTCACCCGCGCGCTCCTCCCGCAACTGCGCGCCGCGCGCGGCCACGCCGTATTCATCAACAGCGGCGCGGGCCTGCGCGCGAACGCCGGCTGGGGCAGCTACGCTGCCAGCAAGTTCGCACTGCGCGCCCTCGCGGACGTCCTGCGCGAAGAGGAAGCGGCGCACGGCGTGCGCGTCACCACCGTCTACCCGGGCCGCACGGACACCGACATGCAGCGCAAGGTGCGCACGCAGGAGGGCGGCGAGTACCAGCAGGACGCGTACATCGATGCGCGCAGCGTCGCCGCGACCGTCCGGTTCGTGCTGCACGCGCCGCGCGACGCGGACCTCACGGACGTGACCGTCCGCCCCGGCGTGCGCTGA
- a CDS encoding NCS2 family permease translates to MTTTPRSGLDRYFGISEHGSTVRRELRAGLTTFLTMSYILFVNPQTLSLAIPVDNAFVQLLMVTAIAAAFGSLMMGLVAKYPFAQAPGMGLNAFFAFSVVLGQKIPWQTALGAVFISGLLFVLLSVIGARQAIVRAIPNSLKFAITAGIGAFLAFIGLKNAGIVISNPATFVSLGKFSSAPVLIAVAGLIITAVLLARRVKAAILWGILASTVLAIITRAPVYPGAKEGTFAPFAGFTNGLIAAPVWPADLVFKLDLGGALGLGVLGVVFTFFFVDFFDATGTLTGLAQKSGYLSETGDLPRARRAFAMDGLAAMFGALMGTSTTTAYIESASGIEEGGRTGLTAVTVGVLFLLAMFLWPLAGAIPAAATAPALILVGALMFDGLRHVHWDDASDGIPAFLAVIAMPLTYSIANGVSFGVISYVAIKALSGRARDVHPALYIVAALLLARYIWLAE, encoded by the coding sequence ATGACTACCACCCCGCGGAGCGGCCTCGACCGCTACTTCGGCATCTCGGAACACGGCTCGACCGTCCGCCGCGAACTGCGCGCCGGCCTCACGACGTTCCTGACGATGAGCTACATCCTGTTCGTCAACCCGCAGACGCTCAGCCTCGCCATTCCCGTCGACAACGCCTTCGTGCAGCTGCTGATGGTCACCGCCATCGCCGCCGCGTTCGGCAGCCTGATGATGGGCCTCGTCGCGAAGTACCCGTTCGCGCAGGCACCCGGCATGGGCCTGAACGCCTTCTTCGCCTTCAGCGTCGTCCTCGGCCAGAAGATCCCCTGGCAGACCGCCCTCGGCGCCGTGTTCATCTCCGGCCTGCTATTCGTCCTGCTCAGCGTCATCGGCGCGCGGCAGGCCATCGTGCGCGCCATCCCCAACAGCCTGAAGTTCGCCATCACCGCCGGCATCGGCGCGTTCCTCGCGTTCATCGGCCTGAAGAACGCCGGCATCGTCATCAGCAACCCCGCCACGTTCGTCAGCCTCGGGAAGTTCAGCAGCGCCCCCGTCCTGATCGCCGTCGCGGGCCTGATCATCACTGCCGTCCTGCTCGCCCGCCGCGTGAAAGCCGCGATCCTGTGGGGCATCCTTGCCAGCACCGTCCTCGCGATCATCACCCGCGCGCCCGTGTACCCCGGCGCGAAAGAAGGCACGTTCGCGCCGTTCGCGGGCTTCACGAACGGCCTGATCGCCGCGCCCGTGTGGCCCGCCGACCTCGTGTTCAAACTCGACCTCGGCGGCGCCCTGGGCCTCGGCGTGCTCGGCGTCGTCTTCACGTTCTTCTTCGTGGACTTCTTCGACGCGACCGGCACTCTCACCGGCCTCGCGCAGAAAAGCGGGTACCTCAGCGAAACCGGCGACCTGCCGCGCGCGCGCCGCGCCTTCGCCATGGACGGCCTCGCCGCCATGTTCGGCGCCCTCATGGGCACCAGCACCACCACCGCGTACATCGAAAGCGCCAGCGGCATCGAGGAAGGCGGACGTACCGGCCTCACCGCCGTGACCGTCGGCGTGCTGTTCCTGCTCGCCATGTTCCTCTGGCCGCTCGCGGGCGCCATCCCCGCCGCCGCGACCGCCCCCGCGCTGATCCTCGTGGGCGCGCTGATGTTCGACGGCCTGCGCCACGTCCACTGGGACGACGCGAGCGACGGCATCCCCGCGTTCCTCGCGGTCATCGCCATGCCGCTCACGTACAGCATCGCGAACGGCGTCAGCTTCGGCGTCATCAGCTACGTCGCCATCAAGGCCCTCAGCGGCCGCGCCCGCGACGTTCACCCCGCGCTGTACATCGTCGCCGCGCTGCTGCTCGCACGCTACATCTGGCTGGCGGAGTAA
- a CDS encoding HAD family hydrolase, with product MLPSAYRAVLFDLDGTLHDRDATVRAYLQGHVKRYPAPAAYGARFLTLDDFGYRSKREVFPQLVREFALLHDPDALYADYCTHSLARPACMPHAHAVVDDLRAHGVRVGVVTNGWSDAQRTCLDRLDLTRRVDAVVISEEVGVSKPAARIYHLALNALGVTPAQALFVGDSPRNDIAGPQAIGLHAAHLPTSHALPPGVHPEYVLRDLRDVTHIVLGPPARRPLHPGT from the coding sequence GTGCTCCCTTCCGCCTACCGCGCTGTCCTGTTCGACCTGGACGGCACCCTCCACGACCGCGACGCCACGGTGCGCGCCTACCTGCAGGGGCACGTGAAGCGTTACCCCGCCCCCGCCGCGTACGGCGCGCGCTTCCTGACCCTCGACGATTTCGGGTACCGCTCGAAACGCGAGGTGTTCCCGCAACTCGTCCGCGAGTTCGCGCTGCTGCACGATCCGGACGCCCTGTACGCCGACTACTGCACCCACTCGCTCGCGCGGCCCGCGTGCATGCCGCACGCGCACGCGGTGGTGGATGACCTGCGCGCGCACGGCGTCCGTGTGGGCGTCGTCACGAACGGGTGGAGCGACGCGCAACGCACCTGCCTGGACCGCCTGGACCTGACGCGCCGCGTCGATGCGGTCGTGATCAGCGAGGAGGTCGGTGTCAGCAAACCCGCGGCGCGCATCTACCATCTTGCCCTGAACGCCCTGGGGGTCACGCCCGCGCAGGCGCTGTTCGTCGGGGACAGCCCCAGGAACGACATTGCCGGCCCTCAGGCGATCGGGCTGCACGCGGCGCACCTGCCCACCAGTCATGCCCTCCCGCCGGGGGTGCACCCGGAGTACGTCTTAAGAGATTTACGGGACGTCACCCATATTGTGCTCGGTCCCCCCGCACGGCGCCCCCTGCATCCCGGAACCTGA